One window of Cryobacterium arcticum genomic DNA carries:
- a CDS encoding 4-hydroxy-3-methylbut-2-enyl diphosphate reductase, with translation MPRIPSLRNRLKDTPVDGLKRVLLAAPRGYCAGVDRAVIAVEKALELYGAPVYVRKQIVHNTHVVSELEKKGAIFVEEVDEVPTGSHIVFSAHGVSPAVVNAAAARGLAAIDATCPLVTKVHREAVRFARDDFEILLIGHEGHEEVEGTAGEAPEHTTLVGSPDEADTITVRDPNKVVWLSQTTLSVDETMETVRRLRARFPNLQDPPSDDICYATQNRQVAIKKVARDSDLVIVVGSANSSNSVRLVEVALEYGAKAAYRVDYASEVKQEWLDGVNTVGVTSGASVPEELVDELLRDLAGAGYGDVEQIKTAEEDLLFSLPKELRKDLAGNTDARALGGRVDRTE, from the coding sequence ATGCCCAGAATTCCGAGCCTGCGCAACAGGCTCAAGGATACCCCGGTGGATGGGCTGAAACGGGTGCTGTTGGCAGCCCCGCGCGGCTACTGTGCCGGCGTGGACCGCGCCGTCATCGCCGTGGAGAAGGCCCTCGAGCTGTACGGCGCCCCCGTCTACGTGCGGAAGCAGATCGTGCACAACACCCACGTGGTGAGCGAGCTGGAGAAGAAGGGCGCCATCTTCGTCGAAGAAGTCGATGAGGTTCCCACCGGATCGCACATCGTCTTCAGCGCCCACGGGGTGTCCCCGGCCGTCGTCAACGCCGCCGCCGCGCGCGGCCTGGCGGCCATCGACGCCACCTGCCCGCTGGTCACCAAGGTGCACCGCGAGGCCGTGCGCTTCGCCAGGGACGACTTCGAGATCTTGCTGATCGGCCACGAAGGCCACGAAGAGGTCGAGGGCACCGCCGGAGAGGCGCCGGAGCACACGACCCTGGTCGGCAGCCCCGATGAGGCCGACACCATCACGGTGCGCGACCCGAACAAGGTCGTCTGGCTGTCCCAGACCACGCTCAGTGTGGACGAGACCATGGAGACGGTGCGCCGTCTGCGGGCACGGTTCCCCAACCTGCAGGATCCGCCCAGCGACGACATCTGCTACGCCACCCAGAACCGTCAGGTGGCCATCAAGAAGGTCGCCCGCGACTCCGACCTGGTGATCGTGGTGGGCTCGGCGAACTCGTCGAACTCGGTGCGCCTGGTGGAGGTCGCCCTGGAGTACGGGGCCAAGGCCGCCTACCGGGTGGACTACGCCAGCGAAGTGAAGCAGGAATGGCTCGACGGTGTGAACACCGTCGGTGTGACCAGCGGCGCCTCCGTGCCCGAGGAGCTCGTGGACGAGCTGCTGCGCGACCTGGCCGGCGCCGGCTACGGCGACGTGGAGCAGATCAAGACGGCGGAGGAAGACCTCTTGTTCTCGCTGCCCAAGGAGCTGCGCAAGGACCTGGCCGGCAACACCGACGCCCGCGCCCTGGGCGGCCGCGTGGACCGCACCGAGTAA